TACACCCGACTCTTCTCGAGGATGGGGAGGCAGTTATGCGAGATGAGCAGTCCCGCTGATCAACCTGACTTGGGAAAACGGTCGAGACTGGAGGGACGAAACATACAGGGCCCTGACCATCCGCCGTCAAGTAGAATTTGCGGAGCGTCCGGCGACGTTCAGCgcccctcagccgatcgtggatcggccagccgcTGAAACAGGCTTTCGCCTTAAGCTTGGGCAGGACACGACCCCCTTGGCGGCGGACCTGTTGAActaggtggggaacaccatgtccaacctccaactcaagaagtacgccacgatagccaacccagACGTGCTATTCATTTCCTAGGCTCTCCGTCATCAGGCCACCGCAGTAAGTTTTACTCGTCTTTTTCTTCCCCCTTCTTACTTGTTAATAAGGATTTctcctaacttttctttgctccatgTTGACCTGCTGTCCCAtcggagtgccgatctggtggccgagctggccatgaagatggagatggCCAAGctagagctggaggcggccgcgAATCAGAGGGAGGCTGCCAAGGAGGCCTTTGCCAGGGGGACGGCCCAGGCCCAGGCGAATCGCGAGGATTTCGACCGCATCAAGGCCGGACTAGAAGAGGCTTTGTCCCGGAAGGAAAAAGAGGCCGATGAGAAGGCAACACTTCTGGAGGCGGCCGCGGCTTAGTCCGTccaggacaaggaggagatctaGAACTTGAAGGCCCGGGTCTGCAAACTGGGCGATTCTCTTCTCGAGGAGAAGGCAGTGCATGAAGCATCCCGCCGCGAGAAGGAGGACGCAGAGGGCATGCTGGAGgtcaccttcgaggaggccatttacatggcttggtgcaaggacaagagtatgaacctcctgGTCTTCCCCAATCCGGAATCAAAGCGGGTCGAGTTCGAGGCCAAGAAGAAGGAAGACGCGGACCTCCTGGCggatgaagcctaggcccggatcCTCGCCTTGTCtattttttctttgtaattttgtaACTTGTTCGGACGCGTACGCGTCCAAAACACTGTTATTTTCtccggtttatatatatatatatttctttttgttattccgagtagaaatttcattttattgCCGCGCCTAATTGATTCTAAGGGTTTGATCCCgattccaacggcctggactagaccaacTAACTAGCTTGTCGAGTTTTCAGACCTAACCGCCAAATTTCTAATCCCGGCTCCAACGGCCAGGGCCAACGGGGCTGAGTTTATTTTGGAACCTTGTTCTCCCTTTATCAGTTGTAGGCCACAGCTTTTCCTTGGGGCATACCGGATGCTTCTCTCTCCCAGACATCACTCGTCCGgagcgggacgagccttgggctcggtcctttctattgtatacctccggacatcgctcgtccgaggtgggacccgCGTTGGGCTTGGTCCTATTTAATttacacccccggacatcgttcgtccggggcgggaccggccttgggctcggtcctttttaatttcatacccccggacatcgttaatccgggggggggggggggagggggggaccggccttaggctcggtcctcttaactttatacccccggagatcgttcgtctggggcgggaccggcccgtaggcttggtcctcttaactttataccctggacatcgttcgtccggggtgggaccggccttaggctcggtcctcttaactttataccTCGGACATCGTTcttctggggtgggaccggccttaggctcggtcccaCGGGGTTTGTAGCACCTGGACCTCGTTGGTCCGAACCGGGATtagcctgagcttgcgccccgccGGGTATTCGCTTATACCCGGGATACGCCCCGCAAGTGAGCGAAGACTGGTTTGTGGTCACTTGGGAAAGATTCTCATTGttttacaatatttctttatgacatTTTGTACACGCCATGTTTATTATTAAAAATGGGTCTCCCTGAGCCGTACATCGTTTACAATGAAAATACTAAATTGGAACACACTTTCCCgactattgatagtatttacggagatgttccgcattccaggctcgcgggacttccgagccattGAGCTGCTTTAAGCGGTATGTCTCGGGGCACACTTCGTGCTGGATCTCGTACGacccctcccaatttgggcctAGAACCCTCACTCCTGGATCTCAAGTGGTagagaagactcttcgcaagactaAGTCGTCGGTTCTAAATTTTCGGCTCTTGACTTTCGAGTTGAAGTgtcgtgcgatcttgccttggtacatcttcagctgcacctgcgactcctcccggatctccttgttgagatctagtgattcttggagtaaggcgtggttctgggcggggtcGTACGTGTCTCTTCGATGAGACGGGATGGTCATCTCGATGGGGATGACGGCTTCatatccatagaccatggagtaaggagtgtggccggtcgatgtcctctcggtcgtccggtaagcccacagtatgcggggcagttcctcgggccatttgctcttgcaggcctggagctttttctttagCATCCCTTTTAAGATTTTGTTCACGACTTCTGCCTACCCGTTTTCCTGGGGCCTggcaaccgcggagaagctcttgacgATGTCGTGTctctcgcaaaaatccgtgaagtgggcgctgtcgaactgcttcccgttgtcagaTACAATTTTGTAAGGGAGGCCGtaacgacacactatgttgttgatgacgaaatccaatgccttcttggaagtgactgtgttcatgggctccgcctaaacccacttggtgtagtagtccatggccacgatggcatacttcacccctcccttcccggttgGGAGCGATCCCACCAGATCGATCCTCCAcaccgcgaagggccaggggctagtcatcaaggttatttctatTGGGGGGCCCGCGAAACCTTttcgtacctctggcactgttcgcattTGCGAACGTAATCaatacaatctttcttcatggtcgcccagaagtatccttggcgcaggatatTCTTGGACAGACTGGGCCTGGCTGTATGATctctgcagaagccttcgtgcacttcatgcatgatggcgcttagttacgtcccggacacacacctgaggtaaggcatggacaacccccggcgatagagttttccgtccatcatgatgTACCGGTGGacttggtactgaagcttcctggctgcggccctgttGGCTGGTACCTCCCCGGCTGTCAGGTAGCAGATAAGCGGTCCCATCCATGATGTGGAGTGAtcgacggtgtggaccgcgggggccctgatgcttgggaTGGGGAGGTGGTTGACGGGGACTAGCCCAGCCAGTTTCGCTTCGGtgtcggtggccagctttgctagtgtgtccacaaagacattttgctctctggggatctggcgAATGGAGTGCCTTGTGAACGCCTGCAGCATCTCTCTCGTCTGGGtcacataagccgccattctctctcctttagtttgatattcccccgagattttcctgacaaccagctgggaatcgctgtagatttccaagttcgctgcccctacctcccgggccaaacgCAACCCGGCTAGGACAACTTCATGCTCCGCTTCGTTattcgatgccttgaactggaaacgaagagcattttgtaactggtgtccctgcggtgacaccaagatgatcccggcctcggccccgttctcattcgaggccccgtccatGAAGACCTTCCATACGGGTGCCTCGATGACCTCGGGATCATTGTCTTCCTGAGATACCCCGGAAcattcaacgatgaaatcggccagggcttaCCCTTTGATGGACACtctagggacgtaggatatatcgaactgacttagctccatggcccacttcaggagtcttcccgatgactcgggcttctgtaacacttgcccCAGGGGGTGGTTAgtcaggacctttatggcgtgggcctggaagtaaggccggagcttccgggatgccattAGCAGGCAAAAGGTCAGCTTCTCAATCAATGGATACCGAGACTCAGCGTCCAACAATcgcttacttacataatacaccGGGAGCTGCGTCCTCTCCTCTTCCCGTACCAGCAatgcgctgatcgcgtgctctgtcactgccagatagaggtacagaggTTCCCCATCTATCAGTTTCGCCAGGATCGGAGCTTGGGCCAGATGTTCTTTCAGTTTACaaaaggcttcttcgcactcaaCTGACCATTCGAAACGCTGGCTTCCCTAAAGGACGTTGAAgtacgggatgcacttgtccgtggctttggaaacgaaacggcttaaggcggctatccgccccgtcaggctttgcacgtccttatgctttcggggagaaggcatatcgatcagtgccttgatcttatatGGACtggcctctattccccggaagctcactatgaagcccaggaacttcccggaggccacaccaaaagtgcacttattgggattcagcttcatcccgtacttccgaatgactgcgaaagcttcaGCTAGGTTGTCCACATGCTTCCCGgaagtcttggacttgaccatcatgtcgtcgatgtagacttccatgtttcgccctagccgggcccgaaacatccgattgacaagcctttgataggttgccccacgtttttcagtccgaagggcatgactatgtagcagtatatccccttatcggtctggaaactggtgtgctcttgatctgccacatgcatagagatctgattgtagccggagtaagcatccttgaagcttaagatctcgtacccggacgtagcatccaccatttggtcaatCCGGggcagcgggaaacagtccttcggacaggctttgttgagatctgtgaagtcgatgcacattctccatgtcccgtttggtttcggcaccaagacgggattggccaaCCAAATGGGGTACACatcctcgcgtatgaagttgatagaagacaacttctcaacttccagcttaagggcctcggccctctccgtccccaaaggcttgcgtttctggcggactggggtcgcgtttgggtcaatacttaacgcgtgccagatgatgttgcggtcgatccccgtcatgtttgagtgagaccaggccaggatatcctggttttccttaacttgggcgatgatggcggcccgaacaTCCGCCGGCAGACTTTTTCTGACTTGGATGATCCGGGTTGGATCGGTGTCACTGATACATACCTCATCTATCTCGTCCATTGGCTCTAGGGCGCGGTCATCCCCTATCCTCGGGTCCAGGTCATCTTCTTCCTGGACCACCCTCTCAGTAGGTGGGGGAGGAAGCAGGTCGATGAAATCTTCAACGGGCTCGTCCCGGACCATATATATCGACCGGGCTGACACGTGGTAGCACTTTCGGgcactcttctgatctccccggacggtgcccacccctccgttgtcgcaagggaacttcatacaaagatgacggatggaggtgatggccccgaattcTACAAGAGCGGGCCGGCCgaaaatgacgttgtaagcggtggggcaatccaccactacaaaggtgcagaatTTGAACGAGTGTTGCAACTCACTTCCCAACGTAacgggcaactggatcttccccatggggagtagAGCGTCTCCATTGAAGCCGTAAATCAGGGTTGGGCACGATGCCACATCCGCTTCGGTCAAGCCAATGACggtgaaggcgggcttgaacaaaaggttgacggagctcccgtcatccaccaacacgtgggacaccaacttgttggcgatttgcgcATCTATGACCATCGGGTCATGGTGCGAGAAGTGGACATTGcgagcgtcgtcctccgtgaatgtgatggggaggttcatcaactttgggcactaagccggggcctggacaagggcgcatacCTCTTGATCATGGTCCAGTACGCTCAGGTAGCACTTTTGGTCATTCCTGGAtggtcctcccaggtgaggttCGCCCAAGATAGTGGTCATATGCCCATCCACTCGAGGGGGTGCGGCCCCGGATGGGTAAGGCATTCTGGAGCTGGGAGCTTGCGAGACAGGGGCCCCATGAGGGGCCTGCGCCGTCGGTCCCTgcgcataccctccctgaggcgggTATGCCCTGGGCGCTCCTGGAACCGTGGGTTGTCCGGGGCCTGCCaacaggcccgggactcccacgggcatcctgacccactggtggagatgccccaacttgatgagattttcgatctcgtccttgagctgccgacattcttcggtagtgtggcctacatccttatgataggcgcaccttttgctggtatcccTCAGATTCCTTCCTcccttgaacatggggctaggcttccggtagtgaaccgccctttcggtggccaggtagatgttctccctggtgtccatcAGATTGGTGTATTCCgagtattggggctcgtagccccttctttccttcttgaccggctcgggccggttctggcctttgccagatcgcttcccccgggaggggttcacgctTGCTTCTGTCACTCCCGCCTGTGACTGTTGGGCCCCGACAGGGGCAACGCTGTGCCCTGATGGCTCGGCTCCATATccggagaagtgggtggattgggccggGGCATACCCCGAAGTGACAGGATCGTACACTATAGGGGTGTAGGTGACTCCGGGCGTGACGGCCGATCCCGAGGCGATCAGGGGCGTGACATAGGACTGCGCCGGGAACTGCACCCCGTACCCTGGGAATGATTGGGCGATGGGCTGTGGTGCCGGAGGCCACCTGAAAGCCTGGATCTGGGCCTCTTCCCAattgataaatccttgggccctcctgattaACTCTTCCAAGGTAGCTGCCTTGGtccgctgcatgtcatcccaaaggggggatCCCGCCCGGATCCCAGACTGCAAAGCCACtaggcgctgtccgtcgtccacctttgttttggaggcttcttcagtgaagcgctggatgtaggccctcagtgtttCCGTGGGGATCTTCTTGATATTTGCGAGggcgctgatctgcatgtccatcctcatgacGGCCACAAACTGCTTGCGAAACGCTGACTGCAGTCTGGACCaagattggatggatcccggcttaagtctcttccaccactcctcggtgggaccacctagagtgatcAAGAAACATaggcacttgccgtcgtcactgtcatgagccggttgtatcgggacagatggtccctggggtcggtgtttccagtataggcggtgaggctcgACATCTTGAGCCCCTTGGGGAGTACAACGTCCAAGATGTGCCTCACGCAGGGCTCTTTATCTTCCTCATCGGAGTCGGTATCCactccttcctgcttgcggaccaaatggtccgtgacctttttcaacgcGGCCAGTTGCTCAATGAGCTGCTTTGCTGCgtcatcctccagggggattctttcgttcctcctgtcattgatgttgttcctaaggtcgccacctcgggggagaatTTTTTCTTTACGGGCCCGCTCCTTCCGAGTTTTCAGTCCGTCGCGTAGGCCTATCTGGGACGTatcgtcccctgaactaagggcaTGTCGCTCCTCGCTGCGCGGCTACTCCCGACGGTTTttgttaaccgaggcacttgggtgcaaagacctttcccgttcgcctcgccctggggcgtgccggggtCGTGCATTTTgcggccgcgtcccctgcggatcgatcgggtggcctcgtcttgggacggggcgcaccttttctttcctagggaatGGCCGGGAACGGGTCCCAGCTTTTGTGACGGGGGTGTtcttttctcgggtctttccaccggccttccttttctccctgtccgggtttcctgggGCTGGCTCAGGAAACTGCTCTGGGGGAGGGGCCTGCCTTGCTTCTTCGGGGACCCCGGCTCGGTCTTGCGGAGCGAGCGGTTGCGCTCCGGGAATTGGGACAGCTGTAGGATTTGTTGCCGGAcagcttggagagactcttgcatccgctgatgcgcctccgcttgctcagcgatcTTAGCCTCCTGGTataggacttgctgcctcagtctagtcacctccaagTCCTGCTGGTTGGGCTCTCCTTCGGGAACCTGGGATCTGCAGCTTCATCGTGGTActcccctcattttcctcttcataatattcctcctcgttctcctcttcgTATTCCATCCCACCCTCATATTCTTGTGACTCGTCATGGTGAGAAGTTTGCGGAGGAGCGTTCTCAAgcggattttgaggaagatgctAGGAAGGCAACGGATCTCCATTGCCCTGCTCCGGATTACTAGGGTCGAACGTTGTGTGTCgcgtgttcaccattgtagtaaaggcttggtgttagcactagctttcttcagctctcaatgaaagcaccaaaatgtttaccgagattctcggaaaccacactaatgaatattagctaagaataAAGATATGAAATATAGAAGATTaacacaaggtttttacgtggttggggcgttaatgagccttagtccacgagtgagttgtattagagcttggaaaatcTTCTACAATGGATTttttctctatgttttgacagagtaactgtctATATGTCGAAGGGAGATCTTTTTCCCAGTgttctatcgcctgtatttataggctcatgggaacactgggtctgggccaggtactacccgggcccatcagagatatggatactcttggcttctctggtggaagcccaatataaaagataaaacatacatagacTCATGACTAATTAAGGCCTAATAgggtggcccaagaactatatttcgcccgacaaaacagtGCTTTTGAtctgggcacttcgagttacgaggcagattcaggggacaagaccagtcagagtacttggcagtgcagatctgaaacagcggcgtgcaatcccgaggtggccttttctgcaggtgaaaaatggggacaacccccacgcggagtggggcggcttcaagGTGACGGATGCTTTTCCTTACCAACCGGGGCCGacctgatccgggttcgtttacctttgtccctcttcgtttaccacatGCCCGGACCGTTACCAGACTCCGAGACCGTTTTACGTATACTTCAACGGGATTCTGAGCTCTGTTTGTCTCCTAGACAGCTATCCTGGATCACCATCCCGGACACCGTCCTGGCCCAGAATCGCACTAGGGTCGTGCCCCTTGGATATTCCAGTACCAAGCGGGCTTGGGCCGGACCCACATTCGAAAGCCCAGTCCATGGGCCTAGACCGTCGTCCCGGGCCCAcgtcaggaaatggggataacagtgtAATAGGCCATTTCTTCCATCTTAGCTATTTCTTCAGGTTTCTTATCAGCCAACAACTTCTGATCTCCAAGAATCTTGGCTACTTTTTGATGTACCAAAATTCTTTTAAGACTTTCTCTCCATAATGAGAAATTGTTTGTACCATCAAATTTCTCAAGCTCGAACTTGGCCATGCTTGACATAATCTTCTAGCTTGTGTTCTGTATCAGTTGTAATGCGGAAGCTTTAGGATCATGAACTTTCTTCTCTCGTTTTGATCAAAGAACCTGGCTATGATTTTGTTGGAAATGAGGATAAATTTCCCAGTTCAAGAACCTTAGATGAATCTCAGTGAACCAGAGATGATTCTAAGAACACAAATCGATAAGACTAAGTATCAAACAGTTAGAAAACGAAAAATATGAAAGCATAAATCAACACAAGTATATATTCTGGTTCAGAACAAGATCAATGTGATCTTGAACCTAATCCAGTTTTAGAAACCACTATCTATTCTTTATTCAATCAGGGAAATGAGTACAAGACTTCAATGGAGCTTCTTGAAACAATCTTGGATCAAACTCTCTAACCACTCAATCACACAGGTGTTTTCCTCTCAATCCCTGAGCAAGCACTTTCCCAACAGTTGTGCTTCTCAATACAGTTCCCCAAACCCAGCTCTCACAACCTTTCTCAATACTGAACCTTGATTTCCACACTTGAGCTCTCTCTTCTAATCTGACGTTTCATCTTAATTTTCTCTGCTCTAACAAGTGGATTCAAGTTGTCCTTTTATAGGCCAAGGAAAGAAATAACCCTTAAGTTAATGAGGTTGTTATAACAGTTGTGAACCAAATAACTCATTAACAGAATTAGTTGGGATTTGGAGAAACTACTCCCACacagaagatatatatatatattatattgctGAAAGCAGCAAGTGAGTATTTTTGTTAGCAGCCTCATATTATGCACCTTGTTTAGCTGAaaagaatataaaatgaaaaactaataACATACTTTTTAAATGTGAAGAACAGTTTGGGAGGCATGTTAGAATCTGTACAAATAGTCAGATAGATCAAAAGAGGCATATATAGTCTTCTCCATCTAGCTCTGGATTTATTATTTGTACACTCTGTTCTTAGCCTACTGCACTTGGAAAAAAAGCTATGAAATTCAAGTCATGTTGCTTATGGAAAGCTTATTGAATGCCTTGGTTCCTTTTATTTGTACTTTTTTGGCCAAGATTAAAGTTGAATGCAAAGATGAATTTCATCATATTTGaaaccataattttttttatggacaCGATGAAGAGTGATGCTTGTTACTCAAAAATTAATACTCAATTTCAATGCAGTCAAGGTTTAAGGTAGATAAAGATTGACAAATTTGTGGGATCCTCCAAGTCAAGGCATTTGTTGCTGAAAAAACCAGAAAGAAATTTCATGCAACTTAAATTGGTCTTTTATATTGTTTACTAGCTATTGAATCTGTCATTTTTTCTTAGattttacaatttatttaagaaaaaaccAGCATGACCCACTTGAACCCTAATACCAATAGCTCACAATCACGAAAAAGAGTGGACTCCATGCATTGAGCTTCTAGGCTTTGCAATATATTCCAAGATTTTTACTACTTTTAATAATACTAATCGAACTTGTCGAGTTTTACCAAAACTAGCTCTCGGCccacaattattattttttttaccaCTTAATCAATATGATTTTACTAACTATGCGGCAGCAATGAAATGGTACTCATAAAACAAAACATTGTGGTTTCATTGTAAGTCATTAGAAAACATGTAAAAGTTGTACAATCAATATAAATTAAAAGCTTATTATAGTGATGGAGTGGGTGAAAGCAGACTTGAATATTGTAATTAATAAGTTTGAAtggtcttattttatttttttgggttCTACTTAGTGGGGTCATGTGAGACCATAATAGTCTTGTGGAAAATATAGTTTAGGGATCAAAAGGTAATTCGGTCTCTATATTGTTCCATTTAGAATACTAAATAACAACTTATACTTGTGTAGAAATGAACAAACAAGCTTGGAATTTCTACTCTATTG
This genomic interval from Humulus lupulus chromosome 8, drHumLupu1.1, whole genome shotgun sequence contains the following:
- the LOC133797783 gene encoding uncharacterized protein LOC133797783, which encodes MNLPITFTEDDARNVHFSHHDPMVIDAQIANKLVSHVLVDDGSSVNLLFKPAFTVIGLTEADVASCPTLIYGFNGDALLPMGKIQLPVTLGSELQHSFKFCTFVVVDCPTAYNVIFGRPALVEFGAITSIRHLCMKFPCDNGGVGTVRGDQKSARKCYHVSARSIYMVRDEPVEDFIDLLPPPPTERVVQEEDDLDPRIGDDRALEPMDEIDEVCISDTDPTRIIQVRKSLPADVRAAIIAQVKENQDILAWSHSNMTGIDRNIIWHALSIDPNATPVRQKRKPLGTERAEALKLEVEKLSSINFIREDVYPIWLANPVLVPKPNGTWRMCIDFTDLNKACPKDCFPLPRIDQMVDATSGYEILSFKDAYSGYNQISMHVADQEHTSFQTDKGIYCYIVMPFGLKNVGQPIKGLSIGCFGPG